Proteins encoded within one genomic window of Anastrepha ludens isolate Willacy chromosome 4, idAnaLude1.1, whole genome shotgun sequence:
- the LOC128860488 gene encoding uncharacterized protein LOC128860488 isoform X2 has product MQQQPHKRPYRSTLRYCLATGPGWGGEATVTTSTSGARRQITSNNDYVVSATQHLSGGANVKSPKTAVTATGEAGFDTAYSPNFSKNNIDNNNTRAASAEVQRKRQHCPEEGLTQLNGSAGTTQFNISKNTPSFLQQFTTTPSGTTGSESFVRPVKNEIPAEIKHFAQTQKSLNESPTTTKTASNTFVKLTKANNNSLLPVNLLNLAVSLTTAQISATPTITTAVATNSSQTVVGGCVNVESILLQRLQLIKHFLSLTEPSVANLNQRLKHQDEEVTPTASASSLAAQRVLPKVLMVYENKPESMERDVVVNSNSLEDVPLSELSDNRAQSIQSLHSVETPTPDTSPSFDELQQRLETSNRNIQNMQEQQQQLLRLQNAAKQHLSEMEHLRQQAGALSFNANQGNTSNNAEDTPQYESIDQVHSDMATLVGRMKNLTTFIQNQNELSNLLGDDGPEILAEQEALQRKLESLRAQRDDMRTLVSELQDINRTAERRVGQGSRESEEAIVNAQPTTNEVKHNRGQSPSNAARVVPVTYTRSVPIKLTNGSIAQPSGNTHDDDDSGDPAENAATAMLIKQKVADIETMRMQLQRLKDMMETVNMIEARSSRDVKDIGRTPPREVRSQSRTTGSSGTSFDRDCTPVSVVAAHHTSSADEVGDDSYLIRKMRMINDVTSDLRAQAESLQAERERIKALKEEIVLRKQQAAAAAQLGEDALKRSSLTPTPTPRKQRELDTPTPPLSTNTENDRDQLKMEYETKKKEFELLCQRLNQDDVTVQSEPTINKAPRRRDTVSEADDEADGDEELNDSDFLTSNATSTARQYFTAPQQQSTPAQQHRAAAKAAVTAHSQATSAASAKVSAQGRPSQGRRLSVGPLGKEDSFDMNQTSSTAGGRRHSTLANATNTTQEGTSLEAGSVQSGSSQSAFSMPPPMAAMGPCSSWPPLPPMPNTWNPQLYYGFGASVPPQQLTASQPTSATTTHSAGAPFAPVGLLPPSAVNSDCICSAANSATNAPVVTGPTPTSSCTNTAAQLAADPVVMQQFVQTQQMLINSVCQCNQMLWHQQREIDALNNTIHVLQERLLALTGGVNSVPLTDLPYSIRAESVPPPTLTAGTLPNNLYLSSSNRAQSEQPALFLPGLPTATRSSAFSNYQHHQQQQYQQRQQRGHITTAGGATATNSYNFSSEAQQHSNIATANSTNAGLYSTLNNAAPPPPSQAQSHYNNEVPQSPPLQGGAAGPGPIFMHHHNNAIHQNNANLRTQNHYANNLHQQHQLQQQQHGHSNINVGGGNTLNNQVPPGNRANNYWDNFRSYSRQNLLSTNSNKSNEEQQQQNQQQQQQHQHQHYLQQRLLEQLETPAPAHYRAQPQPHHRPSTGLPTAAALTTSNLQQLQRQQQQQEEAAQQQQQRPAQTQAPLYRAVADSNSNSCNNLNFERNASDNKYLRTLQRSHINSYQQQQQQQQQLGLSNSLYTNHNNLYQSWPPHTNGATAGTACTDANSDANTGGIEVYDAYNIIDSDLTAPYAHLSSNSNSSNMLRNMNVNFGNSPHYQRNKLLTKPNCRGAEAMEHHNPNRALQQQHQRMLSQHQLALRAQQQLDQSTLRPIRNMAAFTQARYLDLLPATVSEAVATAEAQLRNREGVDMLLRTITADDNDAVGALSTAAGGNTTTYSSPYMPNANGVMLMDSNEIGNNTPNIDNENADLEAEGETELNAHVDMLLDEDDDTTSEEIKRNLLVNALKNDKFTTKFYESIKEDVFRRLERMLLEKESAESNCQQGGARIRNGLTGAKATTHTIAIDGPNEMLGASSLQRDPTRKFNLNARMVNQQQQRLHQHHQQQNVGPSPVNFAATAAPAANTYKIKQELNGDHAAEDDRYVSGSAAVDAHANNRQETAAEDNAEEDEYGANNADTESNKADNEDAAAAVAAATAEELANSPNVSHMPGLRPARENEQPEEDFEYYNNNSAGNNNFATGDSADVCRAHQQKVTGNDGKSERKIGNWRQNVLSHVESNKGNKSTSNVGKKRKNQLDNATKGGGGGDAETLPLSAVGNNSADNNMRPVHYTDLIASIITRISNQTHANTQINDTILVEIAKVTASAVQNFTPTLANCKSQTIPSPHISPKKFYMKIKKLSVPRQRDEFLQWYQNYLESLFPGARLEAQRRREELRTGDIAGATTACLELPRACDKVENHQHQVQQRQSQQQKQLQQSTNGSSNTNNNDEDLAEADQNSANSSSNTTIAVAEEHQEEQQRDNQICLRREIEFENNENPDDDVEGDGAKGRTTGQSGIDADGGGGAYVTVPLSAATVAAIAVTEDAINAAVQQHDLLSFTTDVAGVGGASE; this is encoded by the exons GATTACGTAGTATCAGCGACTCAACATCTAAGTGGTGGTGCAAATGTGAAATCGCCTAAAACAGCAGTAACAGCAACCGGTGAAGCAGGATTTGATACTGCTTACAGtccaaattttagtaaaaataatattgataataataatacaagagCAGCATCTGCGGAAGTGCAGCGGAAACGACAACACTGTCCAGAAGAAGGTTTAACCCAACTTAACGGAAGTGCCGGTACAACACAGttcaatattagtaaaaaca CACCATCTTTCTTGCAACAATTCACCACAACACCTAGTGGTACAACTGGATCGGAATCTTTTGTACGTCCCGTAAAAAACGAAATCCCCGCTGAAATAAAGCACTTTGCACAAACACAGAAATCGCTAAACGAATCTCCAACGACTACAAAAACAGCATCAAACACTTTTGTGAAATTGACTAAAGCGAATAATAATTCTTTACTGCCTGTAAATCTCTTAAACTTGGCTGTCAGCCTAACAACAGCCCAAATATCAGCCACTCCAACGATAACCACAGCTGTTGCAACAAATTCATCTCAAACGGTTGTTGGCGGCTGCGTAAATGTTGAGTCTATTTTACTACAACGTTTACAATTAATAAAACACTTTTTGAGCTTGACCGAACCATCAGTTGCCAACCTCAATCAGCGATTGAAGCACCAGGACGAGGAAGTTACACCAACTGCGAGCGCATCAAGTTTAGCTGCACAGCGAGTTTTGCCAAAAGTGTTAATGGTATACGAAAATAAACCCGAAAGCATGGAGCGTGACGTTGTGGTAAATTCAAACAGTCTTGAAGATGTCCCTTTAAGTGAG TTGAGCGACAATCGCGCGCAGTCAATACAGTCGTTGCATAGCGTTGAAACTCCCACGCCAGACACCTCTCCCAGCTTTGATGAACTGCAGCAACGTTTAGAGACTTCGAATCGCAACATACAAAATATGCaagagcagcagcaacaactttTGCGCTTGCAAAATGCCGCTAAGCAGCATTTGAGTGAAATGGAGCATCTGCGTCAACAGGCAGGCGCTTTAAGTTTTAACGCAAACCAAGGAAACACTTCGAATAATGCTGAGGACACTCCCCAATATGAATCCATCGATCAGGTGCACTCAGATATGGCAACATTGGTTGGTCGTATGAAGAATCTCACCACGTTCATACAAAATCAAAACGAATTAAGCAATCTGCTCGGAGATGATGGACCTGAAATACTTGCTGAACAGGAAGCGTTGCAGCGTAAGCTGGAATCCTTGCGCGCGCAACGTGATGATATGCGTACATTGGTGAGCGAGTTGCAGGACATCAATCGCACTGCCGAACGTAGGGTTGGTCAAGGTTCAAGGGAGAGTGAGGAGGCTATTGTTAATGCGCAGCCAACAACAAATGAAGTAAAGCATAACCGCGGGCAATCGCCGTCGAATGCCGCACGTGTTGTGCCTGTCACTTACACGCGTAGCGTGCCCATAAAGCTGACGAATGGTAGCATAGCGCAACCTTCTGGAAATACACACGATGATGATGATAGTGGCGATCCTGCGGAGAATGCCGCCACTGCAATGCTTATAAAGCAGAAAGTGGCTGACATAGAGACGATGCGCATGCAATTGCAACGTCTGAAAGACATGATGGAAACCGTAAATATGATTGAAGCGCGCTCATCGCGTGATGTGAAGGATATTGGGCGAACACCACCGCGTGAAGTTCGGTCACAATCGCGTACCACAGGCTCGTCAGGCACTTCGTTTGATCGTGATTGTACACCTGTTTCTGTAGTGGCTGCTCATCATACTAGCAGCGCTGACGAAGTCGGTGACGATTCGTATCTTATTCGTAAAATGCGTATGATCAACGACGTAACATCGGATTTACGCGCACAGGCTGAAAGTTTGCAAGCCGAACGTGAGCGGATCAAGGCATTGAAAGAGGAAATTGTGCTGCGTAAGCAACAAGCTGCCGCTGCAGCACAACTTGGAGAGGACGCATTAAAGCGCAGCAGTTTAACCCCTACACCTACGCCACGTAAACAACGCGAACTAGACACGCCGACCCCACCGCTTTCGACAAATACCGAAAATGATCGAGATCAACTCAAAATGGAATACGAGACAAAGAAAAAGGAATTCGAACTATTGTGTCAACGTTTAAACCAAGATGATGTCACGGTACAGTCAGAACCAACCATCAATAAAGCACCCCGACGCCGTGACACCGTCTCCGAAGCCGACGATGAAGCTGATGGCGATGAAGAGTTAAATGATTCGGATTTTCTCACTTCGAACGCTACTTCAACAGCACGCCAATATTTCACGGCACCACAACAACAGTCCACTCCGGCGCAGCAACATCGCGCTGCAGCAAAGGCTGCTGTGACTGCACACTCCCAGGCTACTAGCGCGGCATCAGCAAAAGTATCTGCACAGGGACGTCCAAGTCAAGGCCGACGATTGTCAGTTGGGCCGCTGGGCAAGGAAGACAGCTTCGACATGAATCAAACGTCATCCACTGCAGGTGGGCGTCGGCATTCTACGCTAGCTAACGCTACCAATACTACACAGGAGGGTACGTCACTTGAAGCTGGTAGCGTACAGTCGGGCAGTTCGCAATCTGCATTCTCTATGCCACCACCAATGGCGGCCATGGGCCCTTGTAGCAGTTGGC caCCCCTGCCACCAATGCCCAATACTTGGAATCCACAGCTTTACTATGGTTTTGGTGCCTCAGTCCCGCCGCAACAACTCACAGCATCACAACCGACCTCGGCAACAACAACTCATAGTGCAGGTGCACCATTTGCTCCCGTTGGTTTGcttccaccatctgccgtgaacAGTGACTGCATTTGCAGTGCGGCTAACAGTGCTACAAACGCACCAGTTGTTACTGGACCGACACCGACTTCTAGTTGCACAAATACTGCCGCGCAACTAGCCGCAGACCCCGTTGTAATGCAGCAGTTTGTTCAAACTCAGCAAATGCTTATAAATTCAGTGTGCCAATGCAATCAGATGTTGTGGCATCAGCAGCGCGAAATTGATGCACTCAATAACACAATACATGTG CTACAGGAGCGCTTACTTGCATTAACCGGTGGTGTCAACTCTGTACCACTCACTGATTTGCCCTACTCCATTCGCGCCGAATCTGTGCCACCGCCTACTTTAACCGCAGGGACCTTACCCAACAACCTGTATTTGAGCAGCTCGAATCGTGCACAATCCGAACAGCCTGCCCTCTTCTTGCCCGGCTTGCCGACAGCAACGCGCAGTAGCGCATTCTCGAACTATCAACAtcaccagcaacaacaataccaaCAGCGTCAACAGCGTGGGCATATAACGACTGCAGGTGGCGCAACTGCTACCAACAGCTATAACTTCAGCAGCGAAGCACAACAACACAGCAACATTGCGACAGCAAACAGCACTAACGCCGGTCTTTACAGTACACTAAATAACGCTGCACCACCACCGCCCAGTCAAGCACAATCGCATTACAACAATGAAGTGCCGCAATCACCACCATTGCAGGGAGGAGCTGCTGGGCCAGGACCGATTTTCATGCATCATCACAACAATGCAATACATCAAAATAACGCCAATTTGCGTACTCAAAATCACTATGCCAACAATTTGCACCAACAGCATCagctccaacaacaacaacatgggcATAGTAACATCAACGTTGGCGGCGGCAATACGCTGAATAATCAAGTTCCACCTGGTAATCGTGCCAACAATTATTGGGACAATTTCCGAAG CTATTCGCGGCAAAACTTGCTTTCGACTAATTCGAATAAGAGTAATgaagagcagcagcagcaaaatcagcaacagcaacaacagcatcaACATCAGCATTATCTTCAGCAACGCTTGCTTGAACAGCTTGAGACACCAGCACCAGCTCATTATCGCGCCCAACCGCAGCCACACCACCGCCCATCAACTGGATTGCCAACAGCAGCAGCGCTGACAACCAGTAACTTACAACAATTGCAGcgccagcaacaacagcaggaaGAAGCggcgcaacagcaacaacaacggccAGCGCAAACTCAGGCACCGCTATACCGCGCGGTAGCCGATAGCAATAGCAACAGTTGCAACAACCTAAATTTTGAACGCAATGCGAGTGACAACAAGTATTTGCGCACCTTGCAGCGCTCTCATATCAATAGctatcagcagcagcaacaacagcaacaacaacttggACTCTCAAATTCATTGTATACCAATCACAACAACCTATATCAATCATGGCCACCGCATACTAACGGCGCTACTGCTGGCACCGCCTGCACTGATGCAAACAGTGACGCTAACACTGGTGGCATTGAGGTTTACGATGCTTACAACATTATTGACAGCGACTTGACGGCGCCGTATGCGCACTTGAGCAGCAACTCAAATTCCAGCAACATGTTGCGCAACATGAATGTCAACTTCGGCAATAGTCCGCATTATCAACGCAACAAACTGTTGACCAAACCAAATTGTCGTGGCGCCGAAGCGATGGAGCATCACAATCCGAATAGGgctctacaacaacaacaccaacgcaTGCTGTCGCAACACCAACTAGCATTACGTGCACAACAGCAGCTTGACCAATCCACGCTGCGGCCCATACGCAATATGGCCGCCTTCACTCAAGCGCGTTATCTAGACTTATTGCCAGCCACAGTTAGCGAAGCGGTTGCCACGGCCGAGGCGCAATTACGCAATCGTGAAGGCGTCGATATGTTGCTACGCACTATAACCGCCGACGATAACGACGCTGTAGGAGCGTTGTCCACAGCGGCCGGTGGCAATACTACCACTTACAGTTCGCCATACATGCCGAACGCTAATGGGGTAATGCTGATGGACAGCAACGAAATCGGCAACAATACACCAAATATTGACAATGAGAATGCAGATCTTGAGGCGGAAGGGGAAACCGAGCTGAATGCGCATGTGGATATGTTGCTCGATGAGGATGACGACACCACATCGGAGGAAATCAAACGTAATTTGCTGGTTAATGCATTGAAAAATGATAAATTTACTACAAAATTCTACGAGTCCATAAAGGAGGACGTTTTTCGTCGCCTCGAACGCATGTTGTTGGAAAAAGAGTCGGCTGAGAGCAATTGCCAGCAGGGCGGAGCCCGAATTCGCAACGGTTTGACAGGCGCCAAAGCCACTACACATACCATCGCCATTGATGGGCCCAATGAAATGTTAGGCGCTTCATCGCTACAGCGCGACCCAACacgcaaatttaatttaaatgcgcGCATGGTTAATCAACAGCAGCAGCGTCTGCATCAGCATCACCAACAACAAAATGTTGGCCCATCGCCAGTCAACTTTGCTGCAACTGCAGCGCCAGcagcaaatacatataaaatcaaACAAGAGTTAAACGGTGATCACGCGGCTGAAGATGATCGATACGTGTCTGGGTCGGCTGCAGTTGATGCACATGCGAATAATCGTCAAGAAACTGCAGCTGAGGATAATGCAGAAGAAGACGAATATGGCGCGAATAATGCGGACACTGAAAGCAACAAAGCGGATAATGAAGATGCGGCAGCAGCTGTAGCTGCAGCGACAGCGGAGGAATTGGCAAACAGCCCGAATGTGTCCCACATGCCGGGCCTTAGGCCAGCGAGAGAAAACGAACAACCGGAGGAGGACTTTgaatattacaacaacaacagcgccgGAAACAATAATTTTGCTACTGGTGACTCCGCTGATGTTTGTCGGGCACACCAGCAAAAAGTCACCGGCAATGACGGAAAATCCGAACGCAAGATAGGAAATTGGCGACAAAATGTGCTGAGTCATGTTGAATCTAATAAAGGCAACAAATCAACATCGAATGTTGGCAAGAAGCGAAAAAACCAGTTGGATAATGCAACTAAAGGCGGTGGGGGCGGTGATGCAGAGACTTTGCCG TTATCCGCGGTCGGTAACAACTCGGCTGACAACAATATGCGGCCGGTTCATTACACCGACCTTATCGCCTCCATAATTACGCGAATAAGCAACCAAACGCATGCCAACACCCAAATCAACGACACGATTCTGGTGGAGATCGCCAAAGTGACCGCCAGTGCGGTACAAAATTTTACACCCACACTTGCAAACTGTAAGTCACAGACCATTCCGTCACCACACATTTCGCCtaagaaattttatatgaaaattaaaaagcttAGCGTTCCGCGGCAACGTGACGAGTTCCTGCAATGGtatcaaaattatttagaaTCTCTCTTTCCGGGTGCGCGTTTGGAAGCCCAAAGGCGGCGTGAGGAGTTAAGGACTGGCGATATTGCCGGAGCAACAACAGCTTGCCTGGAATTGCCACGTGCATGCGACAAGGTGGAAAACCACCAGCATCAGGTGCAACAACGTCagtcacaacaacaaaaacagctacAGCAATCGACCAATGGCAGTAGCAATACAAATAATAACGACGAAGACTTGGCTGAGGCTgatcaaaattcagcaaatagCAGCAGCAACACTACTATTGCTGTTGCAGAGGAACACCAGGAGGAGCAGCAGCGTGATAATCAAATTTGTTTGCGGCgtgaaattgaatttgaaaacaaTGAAAATCCAGACGACGATGTAGAAGGTGATGGTGCCAAGGGCAGAACAACCGGCCAGAGTGGCATTGACGCAGACGGTGGTGGTGGTGCATATGTTACAGTGCCCCTGTCAGCCGCCACTGTTGCCGCTATTGCAGTGACGGAAGACGCAATTAATGCTGCGGTACAGCAACACGATTTACTGAGCTTCACCACGGACGTAGCTGGAGTTGGTGGTGCGTCGGAATAG